In Morococcus cerebrosus, a single genomic region encodes these proteins:
- a CDS encoding TOBE domain-containing protein gives MQISARNQFNGIVKDIRNGAVNSEVTVSLPTGQEIVAAVTCESVSNLGLEKGKAVVVLIKAGSILIANNLDNIKLSARNQLSGIISHIERGSVNSIVDLDLGDGLALSAGITMKSSDLLNLVPGQKATAIFKAGAVILGVLA, from the coding sequence ATGCAAATCAGCGCACGCAACCAATTCAACGGCATCGTTAAAGACATCCGCAACGGCGCGGTCAACAGCGAAGTAACCGTCTCCCTACCGACCGGACAGGAAATCGTAGCAGCCGTTACTTGCGAGAGCGTCAGCAACCTCGGCTTGGAAAAAGGCAAGGCCGTTGTGGTGCTGATTAAAGCGGGCAGCATCTTGATTGCCAACAATCTCGACAACATCAAACTTTCCGCGCGTAACCAATTGTCAGGCATCATCAGCCATATCGAACGCGGTTCGGTCAACAGCATCGTTGACTTGGACTTGGGTGATGGCTTGGCTTTGAGCGCGGGCATTACCATGAAAAGCAGCGATTTGCTGAATCTGGTACCCGGCCAAAAAGCAACGGCAATCTTCAAAGCAGGCGCCGTTATTTTGGGCGTATTGGCATAA
- a CDS encoding aspartate kinase, translating to MALIVHKYGGTSVGSPERIKNVAKRVAKARAEGHDIVVVVSAMSGETNRLVALAHEMQEHPDPRELDVVLATGEQVTIGLLAMALKDIGVNAKSYTGWQVALKTDTSHTKARIESIDDEKMRADLAEGKVVIVAGFQGISSEGDISTLGRGGSDTSAVALAAALKADECQIYTDVDGVYTTDPRVVPEARRMDTVTFEEMIELASLGSKVLQIRSVEFAGKYKVRLRVLSSLQDGGNGTLITFEEDDNMERAAVTGIAFDKNQARINVRGVPDKPGVAYQILGAVADANIEVDMIIQNVGSEGTTDFSFTVPRGEYKQTIEILTKLQDSIGAAAIDGDDTVCKVSAVGLGMRSHVGVAAKIFRTLAEEGINIQMISTSEIKVSVLIDEKYMELATRVLHKAFDLG from the coding sequence ATGGCGTTAATCGTACACAAATACGGCGGCACATCAGTAGGCTCACCCGAACGCATTAAAAACGTAGCCAAACGTGTCGCCAAAGCCCGCGCCGAAGGACACGACATCGTTGTCGTCGTATCCGCCATGAGCGGCGAAACCAACCGCTTGGTTGCGCTGGCGCACGAAATGCAGGAGCATCCCGATCCGCGCGAGCTGGACGTAGTCTTAGCTACCGGCGAACAAGTGACCATCGGCCTTTTGGCAATGGCATTGAAAGACATCGGCGTGAATGCCAAAAGCTACACCGGCTGGCAGGTCGCCCTCAAAACCGATACTTCCCACACCAAAGCCCGCATCGAAAGCATAGATGACGAAAAAATGCGCGCCGACCTCGCCGAGGGCAAAGTCGTCATCGTTGCCGGTTTCCAAGGCATCAGCAGCGAAGGCGATATTTCCACGCTCGGACGCGGCGGTTCAGACACTTCCGCCGTTGCGCTCGCCGCAGCCCTCAAAGCGGACGAATGCCAAATCTATACCGACGTAGACGGCGTTTACACCACCGACCCCCGCGTCGTGCCTGAAGCGCGCCGCATGGATACGGTTACATTTGAAGAAATGATCGAACTGGCAAGCCTCGGTTCGAAAGTTTTGCAAATCCGTTCAGTAGAATTCGCCGGAAAATACAAAGTGCGCCTGCGCGTACTGAGCAGCCTGCAAGACGGCGGCAACGGCACTTTAATTACCTTTGAAGAGGACGACAACATGGAAAGAGCTGCCGTAACCGGTATCGCATTCGATAAAAACCAAGCCCGCATCAACGTGCGCGGCGTACCCGACAAACCCGGCGTCGCCTATCAGATTTTAGGCGCGGTTGCCGATGCCAACATCGAAGTCGACATGATTATCCAAAATGTCGGCAGCGAAGGCACTACCGATTTCTCCTTCACCGTACCGCGCGGCGAGTACAAACAAACTATCGAAATCCTGACCAAACTGCAAGACAGCATCGGCGCAGCCGCCATCGACGGCGACGACACCGTGTGCAAAGTCTCCGCAGTCGGCTTGGGCATGCGTTCGCACGTCGGCGTTGCCGCCAAAATCTTCCGCACCCTCGCCGAAGAAGGCATCAACATCCAAATGATTTCCACCTCAGAAATCAAAGTTTCCGTCTTGATTGACGAGAAATACATGGAACTCGCCACCCGCGTCCTGCACAAAGCGTTTGATTTGGGTTAA
- a CDS encoding paraquat-inducible protein A, with product MKPIPSYTRWWRYKSYLPDASLPAHTVDCPDCGNRMDIPRLRQGQEAHCPVCNHEVVEVENNPYVAPLAYATTSLILMAFAYSMVYIRVELFGVTSVLSLPEMMRLLIYQDYGFLAEVMFVLTFGAPVLFLLLCLYVYTALVRDRAYPALRFATRVLVRLRHAIMVDVFFISTLVAYIKLSSVAEVEFGSAFYLMFALSVMLIRTSVSIPQHWVYYKIHRLTGGDAVQAASEDKFCCSRCLYFRDKDEQPCEVCGADLYRRRPKSLSISLAFLIAAFILYFPANILPIMISSNPTALEVNTIFNGIVYMWNDGDRLIAVIIFSASILVPVLKIIAMAVLIASAYFKPPMSAPKMSVLYRITESIGRWSMIDIFVIIILMSSFHTNMARVVPGGAAVYFCLVVVLTMLSAYYFDPRLIWDRQQQLSDDPDSDDNQKQ from the coding sequence ATGAAACCGATTCCTAGCTATACGCGCTGGTGGCGTTATAAATCCTACCTGCCCGACGCATCGCTGCCGGCGCATACGGTGGATTGCCCGGACTGCGGCAACCGCATGGATATTCCGCGCCTGCGGCAGGGGCAGGAAGCGCATTGTCCGGTGTGCAATCATGAAGTGGTCGAGGTGGAAAACAATCCTTATGTTGCGCCGCTGGCTTACGCGACAACTTCACTGATTTTGATGGCGTTTGCGTACAGCATGGTTTACATCCGCGTGGAACTTTTCGGCGTAACATCCGTCCTGTCGCTGCCGGAAATGATGCGGCTTTTGATTTATCAGGATTACGGTTTTCTGGCGGAAGTGATGTTCGTCCTCACGTTCGGCGCGCCGGTATTATTTTTGCTGCTTTGTTTGTACGTTTATACCGCGTTGGTGCGCGATCGGGCGTATCCTGCGCTGCGGTTTGCGACGCGGGTTTTGGTCAGGCTGCGCCATGCGATTATGGTGGATGTGTTTTTTATTTCCACTTTGGTGGCGTATATCAAGCTCTCGTCTGTGGCGGAGGTTGAATTCGGCTCGGCATTTTATTTGATGTTTGCGCTGTCGGTCATGCTGATTCGGACTTCGGTCTCGATTCCTCAGCATTGGGTTTATTATAAAATCCACAGGCTGACGGGCGGGGATGCGGTACAAGCGGCATCTGAAGACAAATTTTGTTGCAGCCGCTGCCTGTATTTCCGCGATAAAGACGAGCAGCCTTGCGAGGTTTGCGGTGCGGATTTGTACCGCCGCCGCCCGAAAAGCCTGAGCATTTCGCTGGCGTTTTTGATTGCGGCGTTTATCCTGTATTTCCCCGCGAATATTCTGCCGATTATGATTTCGTCGAACCCTACTGCGCTGGAAGTCAATACGATTTTCAACGGCATTGTGTATATGTGGAACGACGGCGACAGGCTGATTGCGGTGATTATTTTCAGCGCGAGTATTTTGGTGCCGGTATTGAAGATTATCGCGATGGCGGTTTTGATTGCGTCTGCTTATTTCAAACCGCCGATGAGCGCGCCGAAAATGTCGGTGCTTTACCGGATTACCGAATCCATCGGCCGCTGGTCGATGATTGATATTTTTGTGATTATTATTTTGATGAGTTCGTTCCACACCAACATGGCGCGCGTCGTCCCCGGCGGGGCGGCGGTTTATTTCTGCCTGGTGGTGGTATTAACCATGCTGTCTGCCTATTATTTCGACCCCCGCCTGATTTGGGACAGGCAGCAGCAGCTTTCAGACGACCCCGATTCCGACGATAACCAGAAACAATGA
- the pqiB gene encoding intermembrane transport protein PqiB: MKKHDSSQTHRAPARVKKTNVFTSIVWLIPLIALIAGGWLLVKDIRNRGPVVTLLMDSAEGIEVNNTVIKVLNVDVGHVTRIKLRDDQKGVEVTAQLNADAKDLIRSDTQFWVVKPRIDQSGVTGLSTLLSGSYIAFTPGKSNETKDVFEVQDIPPIAAIGQSGLRLKLVGQNDKILNVSSPVLYENFMVGQVESAHFEPADQTVHYTIFIQSPNDKLINSESRFWLESGINIETTGSGVKLNSAPLPALLSGAISFDSPKTKNSKNVKSEDSFTLYDSRSEVANLPDDRSLYYTAFFKQSVRGLTAGSPVEYKGLNVGVVSDVPYFDRNDSLHLFENGWIPVRIRIEPSRMEINADEQSKEHWKQQFQAALGKGLTATISSNNLITGSKMVELTDQPSSSPKLRPHTVYAGDTVIATQGGGLDDLQAKVADLLEKFNNLPLDKTVAGLNGSLAELKSTLKSANAALSSIDKLVGKPQTQNIPNELNQTLKELRQTLQGVSPQSPIYGDVQNTLQSLDKTLRDVQPVINTLKEKPNALIFNSSSKDPIPKGSR; this comes from the coding sequence ATGAAAAAACACGATTCTTCTCAAACACATCGCGCACCCGCGCGTGTCAAAAAAACCAATGTCTTCACGTCTATCGTGTGGCTGATTCCGCTGATTGCGCTGATTGCGGGCGGCTGGCTGCTGGTAAAGGACATCCGCAACCGAGGTCCGGTCGTCACACTTTTGATGGACAGCGCGGAAGGCATTGAAGTCAACAATACGGTGATTAAAGTGTTGAACGTCGATGTCGGACACGTTACCCGCATCAAGCTGCGCGACGACCAAAAAGGCGTGGAAGTTACCGCCCAACTCAATGCCGATGCGAAAGACCTCATCCGCAGCGATACGCAGTTTTGGGTGGTGAAACCGCGTATCGACCAAAGCGGCGTAACCGGTTTGAGCACGCTCCTGTCTGGTTCGTATATCGCGTTTACGCCCGGCAAAAGCAATGAAACGAAGGATGTATTTGAAGTGCAGGACATCCCGCCGATTGCCGCCATCGGACAAAGCGGCCTGCGCCTGAAGCTGGTCGGTCAAAACGATAAAATCCTCAACGTCAGCAGCCCCGTACTTTATGAAAACTTTATGGTCGGACAGGTAGAAAGCGCACATTTCGAGCCTGCCGACCAAACCGTGCATTACACCATCTTCATCCAAAGCCCGAACGACAAATTGATTAATTCGGAAAGCCGCTTTTGGCTGGAGAGCGGCATCAATATCGAAACCACAGGCAGCGGCGTGAAACTCAATTCCGCTCCTTTGCCCGCGTTGCTTTCCGGCGCAATTTCGTTTGATTCGCCGAAAACCAAAAACAGCAAAAATGTGAAAAGTGAAGACAGTTTCACGCTTTACGACAGCCGCAGCGAAGTGGCAAATCTGCCCGATGACCGTTCGTTGTATTACACCGCGTTTTTCAAACAATCCGTACGCGGTCTGACTGCCGGTTCGCCTGTCGAATATAAAGGACTGAATGTCGGCGTGGTTTCCGACGTTCCCTATTTCGACCGCAACGACAGCCTGCATCTGTTTGAAAACGGCTGGATTCCCGTGCGCATCCGCATCGAGCCGTCGCGCATGGAAATCAATGCCGACGAACAAAGCAAAGAGCATTGGAAACAACAATTTCAAGCAGCTTTGGGCAAAGGTCTGACCGCCACCATCTCCAGCAACAACTTGATTACCGGCAGCAAAATGGTCGAACTGACCGACCAGCCCTCGTCTTCGCCCAAGCTGCGACCGCACACCGTTTACGCAGGCGATACCGTCATTGCCACACAAGGCGGCGGTTTGGACGATTTGCAGGCAAAAGTGGCGGATTTGTTAGAGAAATTCAACAATCTGCCGTTGGATAAAACCGTTGCCGGGTTGAACGGTTCGCTCGCCGAACTCAAATCCACCCTCAAATCTGCCAATGCCGCCCTAAGCTCTATCGACAAACTGGTCGGCAAACCTCAAACGCAAAACATTCCGAACGAGCTGAACCAAACCCTGAAAGAATTGCGCCAAACCCTGCAAGGCGTATCGCCGCAATCGCCCATCTACGGCGACGTGCAAAATACCCTGCAAAGTTTGGACAAAACCCTCAGAGACGTACAGCCCGTCATTAATACTTTGAAAGAAAAACCCAACGCGCTGATTTTTAACAGCAGCAGCAAAGACCCCATCCCGAAAGGAAGCCGATAA
- a CDS encoding PqiC family protein codes for MRLFPIAAALTLAACGTAQSPQYFVLPDSQYIRPAAQGSEIAVKVNLAEPLANGGLVYQTDAYHVNLAKNHLWAAPLDGALAANFSNKLNRLNPRHTFVPASRSQSSQTLKIYVEAFQGSYQGQTTVSGYALWPDGRNKPFDVTTPQQGDGYTAMLESLENGLNEAAKSIAY; via the coding sequence ATGCGCCTCTTCCCGATTGCCGCCGCCCTGACGCTTGCCGCCTGCGGCACCGCGCAAAGCCCGCAATATTTCGTCCTGCCCGACAGCCAATACATCCGGCCGGCGGCGCAAGGCAGCGAAATCGCGGTCAAAGTCAACCTTGCCGAACCGCTCGCCAACGGCGGCCTCGTTTACCAAACTGACGCGTATCATGTGAATCTGGCGAAGAACCACCTTTGGGCGGCACCGCTCGACGGCGCGTTGGCGGCGAACTTCAGCAACAAACTCAACCGCCTCAACCCGCGCCATACTTTCGTTCCCGCCTCACGCAGCCAAAGCAGCCAAACCCTGAAAATCTATGTTGAAGCCTTCCAAGGCAGCTATCAGGGGCAAACTACCGTCAGCGGCTACGCCCTGTGGCCAGACGGACGCAACAAACCGTTTGACGTTACCACCCCGCAACAAGGCGACGGCTATACCGCCATGCTGGAATCTTTGGAAAACGGTTTGAACGAAGCGGCAAAAAGCATCGCCTATTGA
- a CDS encoding glutathione S-transferase family protein — MHNITLYTHPFSRGRYVVWMLKECGAEYTVVPVQFGAQMKSAEYLAINPQGQVPALKFGDAVLTESTAIITFLAEQFPDKHLIPAAGTVERGEYYRWMCILMHLEYAAFNKLHNLPVDTPECRRQIGYGDFDTAWNTLREHLKNRDYIVGNSFTAMDLYCSALILHLTQNWKVLPADQTDVLQRYAAKHLARPAFAETQAWTQETAAQMPPVA; from the coding sequence ATGCACAACATCACGCTCTACACCCATCCCTTTTCACGCGGCAGATACGTCGTATGGATGCTGAAAGAATGCGGCGCGGAATACACCGTCGTACCCGTCCAGTTCGGCGCGCAAATGAAATCCGCCGAATATCTCGCCATCAATCCCCAAGGGCAAGTCCCCGCACTCAAATTCGGTGATGCCGTACTGACCGAATCGACCGCCATCATTACCTTTTTGGCAGAACAATTTCCCGACAAACACCTCATCCCCGCCGCAGGTACGGTGGAGCGCGGCGAATACTATCGCTGGATGTGCATATTGATGCACCTCGAATATGCAGCCTTCAATAAACTGCACAACCTGCCTGTCGATACGCCCGAATGCCGCCGCCAAATCGGTTACGGCGATTTCGATACCGCATGGAACACATTGCGCGAACACTTGAAAAACCGCGACTACATCGTCGGAAACAGCTTTACCGCGATGGATTTGTACTGCTCCGCGCTGATTCTGCACTTAACGCAAAATTGGAAAGTGTTGCCCGCCGATCAAACCGACGTATTACAACGCTACGCCGCCAAACATCTCGCCCGCCCCGCTTTCGCCGAAACCCAAGCATGGACGCAAGAAACCGCCGCCCAAATGCCGCCTGTGGCATAA
- a CDS encoding sensor histidine kinase, whose protein sequence is MSIIRQINNTFAVPDLRNSATVVRLLIIVLGSLFFLPLISDSSLSYSAEIYHHSQWVFPVLLGILVKAYFVNIFTPAIKTSPYGVIITYFLNLSIFAIVDFFILKTHGRTLSQHFFLFNLFLLGLMYYEASRRNGLAPSISEARLSALTARIRPHFLFNSLNAAISLIRLRPYDAETLLENLANLFRAQLRDGSQSSTLGQEIEWAQEYIAIEQIRMGHMRVQVMWQHQAPDDAETPHLLLQPLLENAVFHGVESTHRPGMITVFTKLNKSSIYIRIENPYTPPESSENAKPHKGNSMALHNLKERLTLMYDNDAKIQSRQLDGIFRVDIRLPYRKKASDVNRLFG, encoded by the coding sequence ATGTCTATTATACGTCAAATCAACAATACATTCGCCGTCCCGGACCTGCGCAATTCGGCAACAGTCGTGCGCCTTTTGATTATTGTCTTGGGCAGTCTGTTCTTTCTACCCTTGATCAGCGATTCTTCGCTCTCCTATTCCGCAGAGATTTACCATCATTCCCAATGGGTGTTTCCCGTATTGCTGGGGATTTTGGTTAAAGCCTATTTCGTCAATATCTTCACCCCTGCCATCAAAACATCGCCCTACGGCGTCATTATTACCTATTTTTTGAATTTATCGATATTTGCAATCGTCGATTTCTTCATTCTGAAAACACACGGCAGAACACTCTCGCAACATTTCTTCCTGTTCAACCTTTTCCTGCTCGGGCTGATGTATTACGAAGCTTCGCGCCGGAACGGCCTTGCGCCTTCGATTTCCGAAGCCCGCCTCAGCGCGCTGACCGCCCGCATCCGCCCGCATTTCCTGTTCAACAGCCTCAACGCCGCCATCAGCCTCATCCGCCTGCGTCCGTATGATGCGGAAACCCTGCTGGAGAACCTCGCCAACCTCTTCCGCGCCCAACTGCGCGACGGCAGTCAAAGCAGCACTTTAGGACAGGAAATCGAATGGGCGCAGGAATACATCGCCATCGAACAAATCCGCATGGGCCATATGCGCGTGCAGGTGATGTGGCAGCACCAAGCGCCCGATGACGCGGAGACGCCGCACCTCCTGCTCCAACCCCTTTTGGAAAACGCGGTCTTCCACGGCGTCGAATCGACCCACCGCCCCGGTATGATTACCGTGTTTACCAAGCTCAACAAATCATCCATCTACATCCGCATCGAAAACCCGTACACCCCGCCCGAAAGCAGCGAAAACGCCAAACCGCACAAAGGCAACTCGATGGCATTGCACAACCTCAAAGAACGCCTGACACTGATGTACGACAACGATGCCAAAATCCAAAGCCGCCAACTCGACGGCATTTTCCGCGTCGACATCCGCCTGCCTTACCGCAAAAAAGCGTCTGATGTGAACAGACTGTTCGGTTGA
- the argH gene encoding argininosuccinate lyase, with protein MSKDKTWSGRFNEPVSELVKKYTGSIDFDKRLAEWDIQGSLAHAQMLVQSGVLSEEDLAAIRQGMAEIIAEIKDGTISWSLDLEDVHMNIERRLTEKIGDAGKRLHTGRSRNDQVATDIRLWLRDQITVIQDLIRSLQTALVDLAEQNAETVMPGFTHLQVAQPVSFGHHMLAYVEMLGRDFERMTDCRKRVNRMPLGAAALAGTTYPIQREITAELLGFEQICQNSLDAVSDRDFAVEFTAAASLVMIHLSRLSEELILWMSPRFGFIDIADRFCTGSSIMPQKKNPDVPELVRGKSGRVIGHLIGLITLMKSQPLAYNKDNQEDKEPLFDTADTLIDTLRIYADMMRGVTVKPDNMRAAVMQGFATATDLADYLVKKGMPFRDSHEVVAQAVRHADQAGVDLSELPLSVLQGFSKLISDDVYGVLTPEGSLNARNHLGGTAPEQVRFQVKRWRELLV; from the coding sequence ATGAGTAAGGACAAAACCTGGTCGGGCCGTTTTAACGAACCTGTTTCCGAACTGGTGAAAAAATACACCGGTTCGATCGATTTCGACAAACGGCTTGCCGAGTGGGACATTCAGGGTTCGCTGGCGCACGCGCAAATGCTTGTTCAATCAGGTGTTTTGAGTGAAGAAGATTTGGCGGCGATTCGTCAGGGAATGGCGGAGATTATAGCAGAAATCAAGGACGGTACTATTTCTTGGTCACTGGATTTGGAAGACGTCCACATGAACATCGAGCGCCGCCTTACCGAAAAAATCGGCGATGCCGGCAAACGCCTGCATACCGGCCGCAGCCGCAACGACCAAGTTGCCACCGACATCCGCCTGTGGCTGCGCGACCAGATTACCGTTATTCAAGACCTGATTCGGAGCCTTCAGACGGCCTTGGTCGATTTGGCAGAACAAAATGCTGAAACCGTCATGCCCGGTTTCACCCATCTGCAAGTCGCCCAGCCTGTCAGTTTCGGACACCACATGCTCGCCTACGTCGAAATGCTCGGACGCGATTTCGAGCGCATGACCGACTGTCGCAAACGCGTCAACCGTATGCCGCTCGGCGCTGCCGCCCTTGCCGGTACGACCTATCCGATTCAGCGCGAAATCACCGCCGAATTGCTGGGTTTCGAGCAAATCTGCCAAAACTCGCTCGATGCCGTATCCGACCGCGATTTTGCCGTCGAGTTCACCGCCGCCGCCTCGCTGGTTATGATTCACCTGAGTCGTTTGTCCGAAGAATTGATTTTGTGGATGAGTCCGCGTTTCGGCTTTATCGATATCGCCGACCGCTTCTGTACGGGTTCGTCCATCATGCCGCAAAAGAAAAATCCCGATGTGCCCGAACTCGTGCGCGGCAAATCGGGCCGTGTCATCGGGCACCTTATCGGCTTGATTACCCTGATGAAATCTCAGCCCTTGGCGTACAACAAAGACAATCAGGAAGACAAAGAACCGCTGTTTGACACCGCCGATACGCTCATCGACACCCTGCGGATTTACGCCGATATGATGCGCGGCGTGACCGTCAAACCCGACAATATGCGCGCCGCCGTGATGCAGGGCTTCGCCACCGCCACCGATTTGGCGGATTACTTGGTGAAAAAAGGCATGCCTTTCCGCGACAGCCACGAAGTCGTTGCCCAAGCCGTGCGCCACGCCGACCAAGCGGGCGTTGATTTGAGCGAACTGCCGCTTTCGGTCCTGCAAGGTTTCAGCAAGCTGATTTCAGACGACGTGTACGGCGTGCTGACACCCGAAGGCAGCCTGAACGCGCGCAACCACTTGGGCGGAACCGCGCCGGAGCAAGTCCGCTTCCAAGTGAAACGCTGGAGGGAATTGTTGGTTTAA
- the cmk gene encoding (d)CMP kinase, with protein sequence MNTKQKVIAIDGPSASGKGTVASRVAQALGFDYLDSGALYRLTALYAKKQDVEWNDEEAVAALAENLPARFEGTQVFLDDEDVSGQIRSEAIGMGASAVAQLPKVRAALLQRQRDFLTGKGLVADGRDIGSVVFPDAALKVFLTAGAKIRAERRAKQIGIPCEGLEFERILSDIEARDEADRRRSVAPLKQLPDAELLDTGGLSIEEAVKKVLDWYHKV encoded by the coding sequence ATGAATACCAAACAAAAAGTCATCGCCATAGACGGACCCAGTGCATCGGGAAAAGGTACGGTCGCCTCCCGTGTCGCTCAGGCTTTAGGGTTCGATTATCTGGACTCCGGCGCGTTATACCGCCTGACCGCGCTGTATGCGAAGAAACAGGATGTGGAATGGAACGATGAAGAGGCGGTTGCCGCGTTGGCGGAAAATCTGCCCGCCCGCTTTGAAGGCACTCAGGTCTTTTTGGATGATGAAGACGTTTCGGGACAAATCCGCAGCGAAGCCATCGGCATGGGCGCTTCTGCAGTGGCGCAGTTGCCGAAAGTGCGTGCCGCTCTTTTGCAGCGGCAGCGTGATTTTCTGACGGGAAAAGGTTTGGTCGCCGACGGGCGCGATATAGGTTCGGTTGTATTCCCCGATGCGGCATTAAAGGTTTTCCTGACCGCAGGTGCGAAAATACGGGCGGAACGCCGCGCCAAACAAATCGGCATTCCGTGCGAAGGCTTGGAATTTGAACGGATTTTATCGGACATCGAGGCACGCGACGAAGCGGACCGCCGCCGCAGCGTCGCGCCCTTAAAGCAGCTTCCCGATGCGGAGCTTTTGGATACGGGCGGGCTGAGTATCGAAGAAGCTGTAAAAAAAGTGCTTGATTGGTATCATAAAGTTTGA
- the rpsA gene encoding 30S ribosomal protein S1: protein MTMENFAQLLEESFTLQEMNPGEVITAEVVAIDQNFVTVNAGLKSESLIDVAEFKNAQGEIEVKVGDFVTVTIESVENGFGETKLSREKAKRAADWIALEEAMENGDILSGVINGKVKGGLTVMINSIRAFLPGSLVDVRPVKDTSHFEGKEIEFKVIKLDKKRNNVVVSRRAVLEATLGEERKALLENLQEGSIIKGIVKNITDYGAFVDLGGIDGLLHITDLAWRRVKHPSEVLEVGQEVEAKVLKFDQDKQRVSLGMKQLGEDPWSGLTRRYPQGTRLFGKVSNLTDYGAFVEIEQGIEGLVHVSEMDWTNKNVHPSKVVQLGDEVEVMILEIDEDRRRISLGMKQCQANPWEEFAANHNKGDKISGAVKSITDFGVFVGLPGGIDGLVHLSDLSWTEAGEEAVRKYKKGEEVEAVVLAIDVDKERISLGIKQLEGDPFGNFISVNDKGSLVKGSVKSVDAKGAVVALSDEVEGYLPASEFAADRVEDLTTKLKEGDEVEAVIVTVDRKNRSIRLSVKAKDAKENREALNSVNAAATASAGTTSLGDLLKAKLSGDQE from the coding sequence ATGACTATGGAAAATTTTGCCCAGTTGCTTGAAGAAAGCTTTACCCTGCAAGAAATGAACCCGGGTGAGGTGATTACTGCCGAAGTCGTGGCAATCGATCAAAACTTCGTTACCGTTAATGCAGGTCTGAAATCAGAATCTCTGATTGACGTTGCTGAATTCAAAAACGCTCAGGGCGAGATTGAAGTTAAAGTTGGCGATTTCGTTACCGTTACCATCGAATCCGTTGAAAACGGCTTCGGCGAAACCAAACTGTCCCGCGAAAAAGCCAAACGTGCTGCCGACTGGATCGCTTTGGAAGAAGCGATGGAAAACGGCGACATCCTGTCCGGCGTTATCAATGGTAAAGTCAAAGGCGGCCTGACCGTTATGATCAACAGCATCCGCGCATTCCTGCCGGGTTCTTTGGTTGACGTACGTCCCGTTAAAGACACTTCCCACTTTGAAGGCAAAGAAATCGAATTCAAAGTCATCAAACTGGACAAAAAACGCAACAACGTCGTGGTTTCCCGCCGCGCCGTTCTGGAAGCTACTTTGGGTGAAGAGCGCAAAGCCCTGCTGGAAAACCTGCAAGAAGGCTCTATCATCAAAGGTATCGTTAAAAACATCACCGACTACGGTGCATTCGTTGACTTGGGTGGCATCGACGGCCTGTTGCACATCACCGACCTGGCATGGCGCCGTGTGAAACACCCGAGCGAAGTCTTGGAAGTTGGTCAAGAAGTTGAAGCCAAAGTCCTGAAATTCGACCAAGACAAACAACGTGTTTCTCTGGGTATGAAACAATTGGGCGAAGATCCTTGGAGCGGCCTGACCCGTCGTTACCCACAAGGTACCCGCCTGTTCGGTAAAGTATCCAACCTGACCGACTACGGTGCGTTCGTTGAAATCGAACAAGGTATCGAAGGTTTGGTACACGTTTCCGAAATGGACTGGACCAACAAAAACGTACACCCAAGCAAAGTCGTACAATTGGGCGACGAAGTCGAAGTCATGATTCTGGAAATCGACGAAGATCGCCGCCGTATCTCTTTGGGTATGAAACAATGCCAAGCCAATCCTTGGGAAGAATTTGCCGCCAACCACAACAAAGGCGACAAAATCTCCGGTGCGGTTAAATCCATCACTGACTTCGGCGTATTCGTAGGTCTGCCCGGCGGTATCGACGGTCTGGTTCACCTGTCTGACCTGTCCTGGACTGAAGCCGGCGAAGAAGCTGTACGCAAATACAAAAAAGGCGAAGAAGTTGAAGCCGTTGTATTGGCAATCGACGTTGACAAAGAGCGCATCTCTTTAGGCATCAAACAGCTGGAAGGCGATCCTTTCGGTAACTTCATCAGCGTAAATGACAAAGGTTCTTTGGTTAAAGGTTCTGTGAAATCTGTTGACGCCAAAGGTGCCGTTGTTGCCCTGTCTGACGAAGTAGAAGGCTACCTGCCTGCTTCCGAATTCGCAGCCGACCGCGTTGAAGACCTGACCACCAAACTGAAAGAAGGTGATGAGGTTGAAGCTGTTATCGTAACCGTCGACCGCAAAAACCGCAGCATCCGCCTGTCTGTTAAAGCTAAAGACGCTAAAGAAAACCGTGAAGCCCTGAATTCAGTCAACGCTGCTGCAACCGCCAGCGCCGGTACTACCAGCCTCGGCGACTTGCTGAAAGCCAAACTGTCCGGCGACCAAGAATAA